ATTCAGCTTACGATAAGATTAAATTATATCGTATGTCATTCTGGCCGGAGTGCCGAAATCTTCTGGTTTTTTTAAAAGGTTATATATTCCTCCTTACGCAGAGCCTGCACCTGTGTTTACTGATGAATGATATATATCAAAGTTAGTCAATAGTGCATTGTTACTCCCACTTTATAAGCAGTTACTAAAATCTGCATAGGGATCCATTTCCCTTATTCTTTAAGTCTCTGAGCTTCTTTCCACAAAAAGAGGTATAGTTACAGTAAACATTGTTCCCTTGCCAGGCTTGCTCTGTACTCGTATATCCCCATTAAAACGTTTAATGATATTGTAGCTTATAGCCAGGCCAAGTCCCTTACTCTTCCCAGGAGCCTTGGTAGTAAAAAAGGGATCAAATACTTTATTCATATTTTCCTTAGGTATTTCTTCACCATTATTAAAAATTCTGGCAAGTACACTATCCTCAACCATCTCTGTCTTTATTATTATCTGTCCCTTTCCCTTAATAGCATCGCTGGCATTCATAATGATGTTCATAAAAACCTGCTGAAGCAGCATGGAGTCTGCCTTGATTTTGGGTAAAACTTGGGTTAAATCTTTTATTATAATTTTATATGGATTTGATATCTCCTCTTCAGCATTTACAATACATTTTTCTAATATATCGTTAATATCAACCAAAACTAAACTTGTATCACCAATATTATTTGAAAAGGAAAGTAAATCATTCACAATATTCTCACAACGATCTGCGGCCTTCACTGCTTTTATCAAGCGTTCCTCACATGAATCACCCTCACCAATCAGCATTGTTTCATCAATAGCATCATGCAGACAACTCTGAATAGCGCTAACAGGGCCATTAAGCTCATGCGCCAATCTCACTGCCAGCCTGCCAACTGCAGCCATCTTCTCAGATTGTATCATTTGTGACTCATTACTTCTCAATTCAGTGTATGTCTTAAGCAGCCGCTCATTGCTCCTTCTAAGCTCTTCACTCCTCTCTACCACTTTCTTTTGAAGAGATTCTTTCAGTTTTTCAATATTGATTAACATATCAACTAGCGTATCATTTTGTTCCTCTATTACCTCAATATTATCCTTCAGCGTTTTCCTATCGTCTAATATCATGCCACATAAAAAAAATCCTACTGGAATAATGATAAATGCTGCTTTGGATAACATAGATAAATCAATTATCTCCAAGCTTATCAGAATATAAATTACTAATGTATTAACTATTCCTAATAATAAAGTAAATAATCCGACTCTCCTATATGATTTATTAATCCAATTAATCTCATATATGCATGAATCAGCACCTTCAGCAGCACACTGGACTTCTTTAATACATGCATTTGGTAATCCCAGTATGTTAGGGAAAGAAGCTAGTTGCCCTTTAATATTTTTACAATTGTTTTTTGTTTGTGGAAAATGTAATAATGGAATAAATTTTATAATTGCCCAATTTCTTCCTTTATCTTCTATTACCCACCTACTATTTTTTGAGAAGAGAGAAGAATACTTTACTAAGGACTTATAAATAAATCCAACATTCCTTAAGATTTTACAGATTATTTCTAGCGGTCCCCATGCCATATCAAATATAGCATAAGCACCTGCTTTATAGGGAACATTAATATCTCCAGTATATTCAACTAAAGCATTTAAAACATTGTTAAAATATTGATAGGATATCCAATTATTCCCATCTTCTAAATAATCTAAAGACATCCCTGTCTGTTCAATAAAATTATATAATTCATCTCTTCCATAATGTTCCCCAAAATATAAAAGAATATGTCTAATTACCCTACAACTTAAATGCATTTGGGTTTTTTGCGGATCAATATATTTCATATATTTTATTAAAAATCCTTCTACCTTTAAACTTTATACTTTTATCTATTTCTCTTTCTAATCTAGGTATGAATCGATTAAAAAAGCTATACTTATTCTTTATAAATAAATAAAAAGGCTTCAATTCAGATCCTAATTCTATTTTGGGAATATATGTTGAAATTCCTAGATCAATTTCTTTTGCTCTTTCTTCTATTCCGATTCTCACTAAATTATATAGAAGATTAAAATATATCGAATATTTTTTATTATATTTATAATCTAATCCTGAATAAAGAAATCGTAATGTATAATCATCAAAGAATACCAACAAAAATCCCACAATATCATTCTCCTTAATAGCTGAAATTATTTTAACTTTTTTATTTAAATACTTATTTATATTAATAAAATATTCTCTATTAATTAACTCTCTCTGTATTTCGTTTGTGCTATTATAGATATTCAACCATAATTGTAAAAGAAGTTGAGCATCTTTTATTAAGTTTTCCTTTACTTCTATCTTGATATCTCCA
This genomic window from Spirochaetota bacterium contains:
- a CDS encoding HAMP domain-containing sensor histidine kinase; this encodes MKYIDPQKTQMHLSCRVIRHILLYFGEHYGRDELYNFIEQTGMSLDYLEDGNNWISYQYFNNVLNALVEYTGDINVPYKAGAYAIFDMAWGPLEIICKILRNVGFIYKSLVKYSSLFSKNSRWVIEDKGRNWAIIKFIPLLHFPQTKNNCKNIKGQLASFPNILGLPNACIKEVQCAAEGADSCIYEINWINKSYRRVGLFTLLLGIVNTLVIYILISLEIIDLSMLSKAAFIIIPVGFFLCGMILDDRKTLKDNIEVIEEQNDTLVDMLINIEKLKESLQKKVVERSEELRRSNERLLKTYTELRSNESQMIQSEKMAAVGRLAVRLAHELNGPVSAIQSCLHDAIDETMLIGEGDSCEERLIKAVKAADRCENIVNDLLSFSNNIGDTSLVLVDINDILEKCIVNAEEEISNPYKIIIKDLTQVLPKIKADSMLLQQVFMNIIMNASDAIKGKGQIIIKTEMVEDSVLARIFNNGEEIPKENMNKVFDPFFTTKAPGKSKGLGLAISYNIIKRFNGDIRVQSKPGKGTMFTVTIPLFVERSSET